The Oscillospiraceae bacterium sequence ACGGAGTATGTGCGCCAGGCGCTGCGGCGGTCGATCTCCCACCGCTTCGCGCCCGAACGGCAGATCCACGTCGTCACATTGGACCCGGCGCTCGAACATCAGATCCTCGAAAACGTCCGACAGACCGAGCACGGCTCCTATGTCGCCCTGGAACCGGACGTGGTTCAGCGCATGTTCGACAGCCTGCGCGCCGCGCTGGAACGGGTGACGGGCCTCGGGTTCGCGCCCGTGGTGCTGACGGCGCCCGTGGTACGTTACCAGTTCAAAAAGATGGTGGAGGGGCTGGCGCCGGACCTGGTGGTGCTCTCGTACAATGAGCTCGAACAAAACATTGACATTCAGGCCGATGGGGTGGTGGCAGTTTGAACGTAAAGCGGTATCTCGCCGAGGATGTGACCGAGGCGATGGGAAAGGTCCGCGCCGAGTTGGGGCTCGACGCCTTCATTTTGAACACGCGCAAGATCCGCCGTCACGGGGTGAGCGGTTGGTTTCGCCGTCCGCTCGTGGAGGTGGTGGCCGCTTACGAGCCGGCGCCCACGCCGCCGCCCGCCGCCCGGCGGGCCGAGCCGCCGCCGCTGGCGCCGCTGCCGCTCACGGACGTCCGCACCGGAGAGCGGGTGCTGACGCCGAACCTCACGGCCGGGCCGGAGAAGATCGGCGCGCTGGAGAGCAAGATCGACAGCCTCTCCGCCACGCTGGACACGCTGGTGGGCCGGATCCGGGCGGAAGCGAACGCCTCCGGGGATCCCCCGGAGGTGGAGGCGCTGGTGGATGCCCTGCTGGAGGGAGAGGTACACGAGGCGTTTGCCCACAGGATCGGCCGGGAGGCCGCCGACATCGCGCGGCGGCGGGCGGTGGATCCGGCCGAGGTGATGGAGCAGCTCTTAAAGCAGTACCTGGGCGAGGCCGCGCCCATCCAGATGAGGCGGTACCGGCGCACCGTCGTCATCATGGTGGGGCCGACGGGCGTGGGCAAGACGACCACCATCGCGAAGCTGGCCGCTGTCCATGCGCTCAACCACGGCGCCCGCGTGGGCATCATCACGACGGACACCTACCGCATCGCCGCGGTGGAGCAGCTTCGGACTTACGCCGAGATTCTCTCCGTGCCGATCACCGTCGTCTACGCGCCCGAGGAGATGGAGACGGCGCTGCGTGAGCAGGAGCAGTGCGACATCGTGTTTATCGACACGGCGGGGAAGAGTCCGAACGATCCGACCCTCGAGCCGGAGCTGCGGGCTCTGCTCGCCGCCTCGGGCGCCGACGAGGTACACCTCGTGCTCAGCGCCGCGACCAGTTTCACAGGCTGCCTCAACATTGTCAGGACCTACTCGTTTTTGGACAATTTTAAGCTGTTATTTACCAAAATGGACGAGACGCCCGTGTGGGGCATGCTGCTCAACCTCAAGATGCTCACCGACCGCGCGGTCTCTTACATGACGGCCGGGCAGACGGTGCCCGACGACATCGAAGTCATGAACGCCCGCAAGATCACAGACAGGCTGCTGGGCGCCTGCCAATGGGCGGAACCCGGCGGGCGGCGTCGAGCATGAGTATGAACGACCAGGCCGGCGCGCTGCGCCAGATCATCGCCAACATCAAAGGCCAACGCGCGCGTACGCCCGAGACGGGCGCCCGCGTGGTGGTCGTGACCTCCGGCAAGGGCGGCGTCGGCAAAACAAACGTCACGGTGAACCTCGCCTTGGCTCTGAGCCGGAAAGGCTTGCGCGTGCTGATCTTCGACGCGGATTTCGGGCTTGCCAATGTAGACGTCGTCTTGGGCGTCACGCCGGCGTATGACCTGGCCCATGTCGTGCGGCACCGCGGGGACATCCGGGACGCCGTCTGCGACGGACCGTACGGCGTTCGGTTCATCTCGGGCGGTTCGGGCGTGCAGGAGCTCATCCGGCTGAGCGCCGGCCAGCTTGCGGACCTGATGGACAACCTGCTCCAGCTCGACGACATGGCCGACGTGGTGCTGCTGGATACCGGCGCCGGCATCTCAGATCACATCCTGAGCATGGTGGGCGCCGCGCAGGAGGTCGTCGTCGTGACGACGCCGGAGCCCACGTCCATCATGGACGCCTATGCCCTCATCAAATTTCTGACGGCGCGCGCAGAGAACGGTCCCCGGGTCCGGCTGGTGGTCAACCGGGCGGACAGCGAGAGCGAGGCGGCCGACACGCTCCGCAAGGTGGCGGCTGTGGTACGGCTCTATCTCCGGATGGAGATAGAGGAGATGGGCTTCATCTTGTCCGACCCGGCGGTGTCCAAGGCGGTGCGTCTCCAGCGTCCTTTTGTGCTCAGCTTTCCGCAGAGTGCGGCGGCGCGCAACATCGAGACGCTGGCGTGGCGGTTTATGGGCACGGAGCCGGAACGCCGCCCTGGGCTGCGCGCATTTTTTACAAGAATGGCCGGAAGGTAATGGAAGTTTTGTCATGAAATATTGAAATTTGTCCGCAAAGGGGGGTTAGGGCTTGCATTTGTCCCATCTTATCGATACAATAAAGACGAAAGATGCCGGTAAACCGCCGCATGAATCGGGCGTCGAAAGTGTGCGATTCATGCGCAACAGGCGCCATCTCGCTGTGGCGGCATATAAAATATACCATATCATGTGGTTTGCCGGCGAATACCGCCGCATCCAAGGGAGGGAGCGGCCCCTGTGAATGGAGAACTGGGTCTCGGTGAGCGTCTGGAGATCACGATCGGCGAAAAACGCTGTGTCAGCGATATACAGGAGCTCGTGAAGGAGGGCGTGCTGATTCTTTCGGCGCCCACGTACCGGGGGGTGGCGGTGCCGCTGCGCGAGGGGGATCTGCTGCACGTGACGTTCTACCGGACGGGCGGCATGTTCAGCTTTATGGCGCGGCTGCGCCGGCGCTTCCAAGAGAGGGCGCTTGCCCTGATTGAGGTGGAGATGTGCTCCCCCATCAGCAAATATCAGCGCCGCGATTTTGTGCGCTTGGAGACGGTACTGCCCGTGTCCGTCCGGGTTCTCGCGGCGCCGGAGCAGTTTGCCGGCCGTACCGTGGAGGAGATGCTGCAGCAGATCTGCGACCGGCGTTACGAAGGGCTTCCGCGGCCGCTCAGGCCGGGGGAGCGTGTGTACGCGTGCCACACCGTCGATCTCTCGGGCGGCGGAGCGCGGTTTGTCGCCGAGGAGGTTTTTGAGAAGGACGCCCTCCTTGAGTGTACGTTTAGTTTGAAGCGCCGAGGGGCGCTGACGGTGGACGGATGCGTCGTCCGTGTGACGGAGCAGTCCTCCGAGGGCCCCCGGTACTGTGCGAGCGTGCAATTTGTCAACATAGAGGAGAGACTCCGCAGGAACATCATCAAGTACATTTTTGGAGAGCAATCCAAAGAACACCGGAGGCAATAACGCGGCGGCGGGGCAGCCGCGGAAAGCCGGGCGCGCGCCGGGACGCCTGTACAGGCGCCGACAAGGCAAACGGGAGGATTGGATGTATGGCAAACAGAAGACCCGCATGTGCGACAAAAATGGAGGATCATACGCAGGAACTGTGGCGGAATTTTGCGGAGACACGCAGCTTGGAGGCGCGCAATGA is a genomic window containing:
- the flhF gene encoding flagellar biosynthesis protein FlhF; its protein translation is MNVKRYLAEDVTEAMGKVRAELGLDAFILNTRKIRRHGVSGWFRRPLVEVVAAYEPAPTPPPAARRAEPPPLAPLPLTDVRTGERVLTPNLTAGPEKIGALESKIDSLSATLDTLVGRIRAEANASGDPPEVEALVDALLEGEVHEAFAHRIGREAADIARRRAVDPAEVMEQLLKQYLGEAAPIQMRRYRRTVVIMVGPTGVGKTTTIAKLAAVHALNHGARVGIITTDTYRIAAVEQLRTYAEILSVPITVVYAPEEMETALREQEQCDIVFIDTAGKSPNDPTLEPELRALLAASGADEVHLVLSAATSFTGCLNIVRTYSFLDNFKLLFTKMDETPVWGMLLNLKMLTDRAVSYMTAGQTVPDDIEVMNARKITDRLLGACQWAEPGGRRRA
- a CDS encoding MinD/ParA family protein, which codes for MSMNDQAGALRQIIANIKGQRARTPETGARVVVVTSGKGGVGKTNVTVNLALALSRKGLRVLIFDADFGLANVDVVLGVTPAYDLAHVVRHRGDIRDAVCDGPYGVRFISGGSGVQELIRLSAGQLADLMDNLLQLDDMADVVLLDTGAGISDHILSMVGAAQEVVVVTTPEPTSIMDAYALIKFLTARAENGPRVRLVVNRADSESEAADTLRKVAAVVRLYLRMEIEEMGFILSDPAVSKAVRLQRPFVLSFPQSAAARNIETLAWRFMGTEPERRPGLRAFFTRMAGR
- a CDS encoding PilZ domain-containing protein: MNGELGLGERLEITIGEKRCVSDIQELVKEGVLILSAPTYRGVAVPLREGDLLHVTFYRTGGMFSFMARLRRRFQERALALIEVEMCSPISKYQRRDFVRLETVLPVSVRVLAAPEQFAGRTVEEMLQQICDRRYEGLPRPLRPGERVYACHTVDLSGGGARFVAEEVFEKDALLECTFSLKRRGALTVDGCVVRVTEQSSEGPRYCASVQFVNIEERLRRNIIKYIFGEQSKEHRRQ